Within the Gossypium raimondii isolate GPD5lz chromosome 12, ASM2569854v1, whole genome shotgun sequence genome, the region GTTATCGTCTATTTGTCAAACTTAACAAATGCAATCTATGATCAAGAGAGCATGCAaagattaatataaaattatttgggttagggtttagggtataCCATGCTTATTTCTaactatatataattattttcaagaaaaatatgttataaatgaacaaaaatttgacttccactttttctttttcttttttctctttttaaattcACTTTCACGTGTAAGTTTACTGCAAGAAACAGCGTTATGCATGTAAACCAAACACGTGTTTTTCTCAAAGTGCAATTCAGTAAATTTACCTGAAATTAGAGCTATACATGAATTAGAAATCCAAAACCTGATTGGGGACTTAAATAGGGGCATGATCGGAAATTTGtatctttaaattattatttacgtCCACTTTAAGAATCCAACTCCGGCCGCTAGGAATTTGAAACCGTGAAGCGTTTTTCGTTCATTTAACAAGTGAAGAACTAGAGGAGAGCTCGAAACCAAAAATAACAAGACAGAGAGAGAAGGGTGTCATACATGAGAATGGAGATTATGTTTTGAGAAAATTAAGAAAGGTATCAAAGTTAGTGTGCTCAGCTAAATTAAGAGGTAAATTGATCTCGTTCTTCACGCATTCTTTTTTATTGTGTCTGTAAAGTTTTAATGCTTCTAAATAGTTTTTGACTTTATTCCTACTTTTTTCCTTTAAGTCCTTCGGTTTGATTCTTTGCCTGCTAACGTTGATTTTCATTAAGGGAATCTCTCCCCTGGAAGCcaattttttctccttttcctaCCAAATGTATTCTGCTTGCCCCTGTTTTTTTGGTGATCTCTGTATTTTCATGTAGAATCTGTATtcggtattttttttttttaagtctgaaCTTTAGAtcgtgttttatttatttttttcattttgtaagattctattaattttgtttaatgttgAATGATCTACTTGAAATTTGGCTACAATCTATCCAAAGCTTCAGttaatttctttgttaaatttgaGACTGTTCAATGTTTTGAAAGGTATAAAATTGGGGTCTTTCCTTTGGAGAAGACAAGGTATATCTATCCTCCTTTAAGTTGTTTCCAAACAACTGGTTTCTCTTTGTACCTCTGAAATTGTATTGAACTTTTGACTACAATTTTACGGAATTTTTTTAGCACAGTATCTCAATCATACAGGCGCTTTTTTTCTCTGGCTCGTTCACTTTACAAGAAATAGGTGCTTCCTCGTTGTGTGGTTTaggatgaattaaattaaattttattgtttgattatAAATTACAATTACCTTATATAATCTAGAATTGTATTTGGTTTGTTTGctgttttatttctataaattctTTGTTAGATTAAGAATTCGTTTGGAATTGTATATCGAATTAAATTCTCACATTGCTCACTGATTTCGTAATTCTCTAGCTTTCTGTATTATCAGGGTTTGCAGCTCTGCTTTCTCACATGGCTTCGCTAAGTGAATTGCCAGCTTTGAGAAATTATAGCAAGCCTTTTGGAATTCGTTTCCTAGAATACATTAAGAAAGGAAAGCTTTCCTATAAAACTCATCAAGCAATTGTGTTGATCGTAACATTTTTGGCTTACACTTGCTACCATGCGACAAGGAAAACAACAAGCATTGTGAAGAGTGCTCTCGATCCTCAATCACCTGATGTAGGCTTGAGGTTCCCATGGAGGATGACATACCTCAGTTCACCTgctgaaaaaaaaagattttcttGGGTTTTAGGAGACGGTTGGGCACCATTTAATGGATCCGATGGTTCGGCCTTGCTCGGTGAACTAGACGTGGCTTTCCTCTCGGTATATGCTTTAGGAATGTACTTTTCCGGTCACTTAGGTGACAGGATGAATTTAAGGGTCTTTTTGACAGTAGGAATGGTTGGAACTGGCTTGTTTACTTCACTATTTGGTGTTGGGTACTGGGCTAAAATCCACAGTTTTTACTATTTCCTTATAGTACAAATGATTGCTGGTTTATTTCAATCAACGGGATGGCCCTCAGTTGTTGCAGTGGTGGGTAACTGGTttgggaagaaaaagagaggtTTGATTATGGGCATATGGAATGCTCACACATCTGTTGGGAACATTGCTGGTTCATTGATTGCTTCAGCACTGTTGAGTTATGGATGGGGTTGGTCCTTTGTTGTGCCTGGTCTGCTCATTGCTTTCGTGGGCTTGTTGGTTTTCCTTTTTCTGCCTGTCAGCCCCGAATCGGTCGGAGCTgataaagaagaagatgaagtggGTTCTCCTAGGAAGATCGGAGAGGGAGTAACAGAGCCTCTATTAGGCTCAGATGCTGAGATCAAGGAAACAGCCGTGGGGTTCATTGAAGCTTGGAAAATCCCTGGGGTTGCTCCTTTTGCTTTTTGCCTCTTCTTTGCCAAATTGGTCGCTTACACATTTCTCTATTGGCTCCCATACTACATTAGCCATACAGGTATTCTAATATATCTTTTTGACTTACAATTCTGACATTTTTTGTAACTATGTTCGTTTCTAAATCTCTTGTATATTCATCGATCTTGCAGCGATCGAGGGAAAATATTTATCGAGTGAGACAGCAGGAAACTTGTCAACATTCTTTGATATTGGAGGGGTTCTCGGAGGAATCTTAGCCGGACACATTTCGGATCGCCTAGATGCCAGAGCCATAACAGCAGCAACTTTCATGTACTGCGCGATCCCTGCTCTCTATTTCTATCGTACTTACGGGCACATTTCCTTGGTAATGAACATAGCCCTCATGTTCATTTGCGGCATGTTTGTAAATGGTCCCTATGCTCTCATAACAACCGCTGTGTCGGCCGACCTGGGAACGCACAGTTCGTTAAGGGGGAACTCAAAGGCATTGGCAACCGTGACAGCAATCATAGATGGAACAGGTTCAGTTGGTGCTGCAATTGGACCACTTCTAACTGGCTACATTTCTGCCAAGAGCTGGAGTGCGGTTTTCATGATGCTCATGGGAGCAGCTCTAGTTGCAGGGCTGTTGTTGACAAGGTTATTGGTGGCTGAGGTGGTTGCAAGGATTTCTGAATCAAGGTCCCAAGCAGGAGGATCCCAACCAACATCTCAAGATGAAGAACTGGGTGTATGATTTTATTTGTAGAAGCTCCAACTGTATAAAGCGTGTGTGATTTTTCATAATCAGTCTTTGCTCATGGATAGAACATGAAGGGGGAAGATCCTTTGATTATGGCCTTGGGGAAGCCAAGGTTTTTGTGGCAATTCTCCGTGATTAACATGGGCGATAAAAGAAAGGGCAGGGAGAGAGGAAGCTCCGTGCCCAATTTGTATATGTACATTTTGAACGCTGTGCCTTGTTTTAAGCAGTCATCATCATTGCTTATTCACAGCTTCTATTTCTATCTGAACGAGGAAGAGGCACTTAcggttaaaaatagtaaaaataactaaataagggtaaattacaccattagTCGCTAAATTATAAGTAAGTTTTcatttagtcacttaattaaaGAAAGTTATAATTTGATCACTGAACTATTTAAATAGATGTtaagttgttgttttttttttaaattctgcCAATGAGCTTGAAGTGACAATTCGACAACCGATACAGTGGAGTAGTACCCATCGACGAATAGAAAAACAAACTTTAGATCTAAGTCGATCTAATGATTATTGTTGGAGATCGAAGAAAAGAGATGTTTGAATTGTGATTAGCAAATTCGTGAAGCCCAAAGTTAttgcataaaaaattaattatagaatggAATAGGAAAGTGAGTTTCCACTTGGTGCTCGCAGTGTGAACAAAGAAAACCATATTACATCGAGTTTAGCaactcaattatttaaataaaaactttgaaTAGTTCAACAGTCAAATTGCAACTTTCTTTAGTTAAATTATCAAGACAAAAACttatcaataatttaatgactaatggtataatttaccctaagAAATAATATCCACTGATAATGtaatttaactataaatatCGATAAACGTggatgaaatattaaaacatattttatatatttaaaaaaacacacaaattCAAAGAAGTTAT harbors:
- the LOC105764896 gene encoding putative glycerol-3-phosphate transporter 1 — its product is MASLSELPALRNYSKPFGIRFLEYIKKGKLSYKTHQAIVLIVTFLAYTCYHATRKTTSIVKSALDPQSPDVGLRFPWRMTYLSSPAEKKRFSWVLGDGWAPFNGSDGSALLGELDVAFLSVYALGMYFSGHLGDRMNLRVFLTVGMVGTGLFTSLFGVGYWAKIHSFYYFLIVQMIAGLFQSTGWPSVVAVVGNWFGKKKRGLIMGIWNAHTSVGNIAGSLIASALLSYGWGWSFVVPGLLIAFVGLLVFLFLPVSPESVGADKEEDEVGSPRKIGEGVTEPLLGSDAEIKETAVGFIEAWKIPGVAPFAFCLFFAKLVAYTFLYWLPYYISHTAIEGKYLSSETAGNLSTFFDIGGVLGGILAGHISDRLDARAITAATFMYCAIPALYFYRTYGHISLVMNIALMFICGMFVNGPYALITTAVSADLGTHSSLRGNSKALATVTAIIDGTGSVGAAIGPLLTGYISAKSWSAVFMMLMGAALVAGLLLTRLLVAEVVARISESRSQAGGSQPTSQDEELGV